The Bacteroidales bacterium genomic interval CCCCGTCACCCCTTCTCCCCTTCTCCCCTTCTCCCAATCTCCCCCTCTACCTGTCTCCCCATCTCTCCTCTCATTCCTCTCGCTGTAATGTGCTGAATCACCCCATTCACCGTAGGCGATTTCATTATCGGCTAAAGCTATACGGGCTTCGAGACATGACTTGCAGTCATCCGGATTCTCATCGGTACAAGGCTTATTCTGATATAGAAGGTAATCGTCGCGGTACTTTCCGGGAGTTATATTGGGCATAATTACGTTTGCGCCTATTTTTATCGCCTTTTCCCTGCCGAGTTTATCAATAGCCTGCAAGGCCGTTGTTGCAGCAATATTCACGTCTTTCATCATAATGCGGAGTATGGCCACCATTTTAAGGGCAAGCTGAAAGCGCTCTTCAAGGGGAATTAATAAATGACGCAGGGCGTAAAAAGGGGTATCTTCATGCTCAAGGTAAGGTCCCATGCCGATCATGTCGATATCAAATTTCTTCATGAACAGCAGGTCGTCTGCTAAGTCCTGGAGGGTCTGAAACGGGAGACCAATCATAACACCGGTACCAACCTGGTAACCTGTTTTCTGAAGATCGTGAAGGCATTTCAGCCGTCGTTTATAACTGTGAAGTTCGTCATTGGGATGAAGCTTTTCATACAGTTTCTGACTGGATGATTCAATGCGCAACAGGTACCTTTGTGCCCCGGCCTCATACCATTTCTTATATATTGCTTTTTCCTGTTCTCCGCATGAAAGAGTTATCCGCAACTTGCTTTGGGTTGCCTTATGGATATCCTTCAGTAGTTTTTCAACCCGGCGGGTGAATCCGAGCGTTTCAAGCTCACCCGATTGAAGGACAAGCGATCCGTAGTTGTTATCGGCGGCAAAGCGTGCGGCATCCAAAATCTCGTCGTCTGTAACGCTGTAGCGCTTTACATGGGGATTGTCATGCCTGATTCCACAGTAAAGGCAATTCTTATGACATATATTGGAGAATTCGATAAGTCCCCTGAAATACACCTTGTTCCCTACATACTGCTCCTTTATCCTGGCAGAGTGTTCGAATAGCAAAGTCTTATCCGGCCCCTGGGTGGATAGAAGGGATACGATATCGGAGCGGGATAGGGATTCCTTATTAAGAATCTGTACTATCTTTTGAGTTGTGCCTGTGCTGGCTGAATGCTTCGTCGGCATAGGAAATTTGTCTTTAACGGTTTCTTATAGGTTGCTTCCCCGGAATGACGCGGGTTGGAACGGGGCGATAGCTCTTTCATAAACCCCCTGCATGTATGCTATGGCCATGCCATAGTTGGTAACAGGAATACCGGCATCGATTGCAGGTTTGAGCCGGTTCACCAACTGTTTCCTCGTAATCATGCAGCCTCCGCATTGCACAACAAGCGCGTAATCGGTAATCGGTCGTGTAATGTGATTCAGTCCGGATACCACGTCAAAATCAAGTTTTCTTCCTGTAAAACTGCTCATCCACCTGGGAATTTTCATGCGGCCGATATCGTCACATGAAACATGGTGCGTGCATGATTCGAGCATCAGCACCCTGTCGCCGTCTTTTAAATCTGAAATGGCAGGAGTGCCATCAAGATAATGTTCAAAATCGCCTTTGTATCTGGCGAGCAGGATGCTGAACCCGGTAAGTGGAATGTTGTCCGGAACTGAGGCATCAGCCTTTAAAATAACTGAAGTATCGCAAACGGCAAGTTTGGGTTTGACAGCGGTTCTTTTCAGGAAAGTATCCAGTTCTCTTTCTTTAAGAACCACGGCAATGCAGTCATTGTCGAGCACATCACGTATTGCCTGAACCTGTGGAAGGATAAGCCTACCCTCGGGTGCTTCAGTATCCACCGGTGTAATGAGCAATACTATATCACCGTAATTCACAAGGTCACCCAGCAGCGACTGTTTACGCCAGGCCGTTTCCGGCATTGTTTTTTTAATTGTGCCGACAAGTTCCTTCAGATTCCGGTTATCGACCGAACTGAATTCGATCACAGGCACCTTATAAAGCTGCTCAAGTTTCGATTTGAAATCCGGATCAAGTGGAACAAGATCCGATTTATTATGAACGAAAAGAAAGGGCACACCTGAGTCGTAAAACGATTCAGTTAACTCCTCTTCAAAGGATCCAGATGCATTGCCGTTGACCAGCAACAAAGCAAGATCGATAATCTGCATTACCTCTTTTGTCTTTTTAACCCTGAGTTCTCCAAGGGAACCGGTATCGTCAATTCCGGCTGTATCGATAATTATGGCAGGTCCGACGCCTTCGATCTCAATCGATTTTTTAACAGGGTCGGTTGTAGTGCCCGGCTGTTCAGATACTATGGAAACATCCTGCCCGGTCAGTGAATTGATCAGGGAGCTTTTGCCGAAGTTCCTGCGGCCAAAAATCCCGATATGAGGTTTATGTTCTCTTCCTTTATCCATTTCTTATTCTACCATATCATTTAATGAAAAACCTTCGCGGATAAGATTTTCAGGTGTAATTATCCGTTCGAGCCTGCCCTGTTCGATTATGTTCAGTTGCCGGTTCGCTTCAAAAATATTTATATCCCTGTTTTTCATTTCACGGGCCAGCAGGGCAGCCTTATTATAGCCGATGTAAGGCACAAGGGCGGTGGTGACTGAAGGATTGCCGAGCATATTCTCAAACGAACCGGATTTGTGAAGTTTTAAACCCGCAATCATATTCACTTCAAGCGAATGATCAGCTGCTATAAGCAATTTCAGGCTTTCTATCATAGCATGTCCTATTGACGGCAGATAAGCATTTAACTCCAGGTTTCCAAGGCCGCTCAGCGAGGCAACCAGGCTGTCGTTGCTATATACCCTGTGAACAGCGCTTACAACAAACTCCGGAATAACCGGGTTTACTTTTCCAGGCATAATGGAACTGCCGGTTTGCAACTTCGGAATTTCAATTTCACGGTTCCTGAAAAGATCGGACGACAGAAGCCTGAGATCCGACACTATTTTCTCAAGATTTACCGCGTGAGCTTTCAGGATAGCGTGCACTTCAACCAGTGCATCCTGGTTGCTTGTGGCATCACTGAGGTTTTCGGCACGACTGACTGGCAGGTTCGTTACCTGGTGGAGAGTACGGGCCACGTCACGGATAAATTGGGACGGAACCGTAATTCCGGAACCAATGGCACTGCCTCCCAGGTTAACAGTTTTGATTCTTTCAGAACATTTTGATATGCGCCACCAGTCGCGCGACAGTGCATCATTGTATGTACTGAAAAGACGTCCGTATGTTGAAGGCACCGCTTCCTGCATTTCGGTATAGGCTATACGAATGTGATCGCGCGAAGCGGATTCGATCTTTTCCATGGCTGAACGCAGGCTGTTTACAGAAGCTTCGGCATCATTCAGGAGTCGCATTATCGCAACACGCAGGGAAGCAGGAATGACATCGTTTGTAGACTGAAATATATTGGCATGCTCAATCGGGTCAATAAGTTTGTAAGTTCCCGGAGGATTACCCGTGAGCTGAAGTGCACGGTTGGCGATGATTTCGTTAACATTCAGGTTAATGCTTGTGCCTGCGCCGCCCTGGACTGCCGGAACAATGAAATGATCAAAATGGTTTCCCTGTTCCACTTCATTGGCCGCTTCAATCAATGCATCAATCACAGATGGATCAATAAGTGGAGTGGGCAGGATTTTTCCGGGGTATTTCTGATGAACCGTTTCAGCGTAATGTTTATAGGTAATATAGCAGGCTTTTTTAACAGAACCCAGAGCCTGGTACCATTCAGGAAAAAACCGCGTGGCATCGGGAAAATTCCGGGACGCACGGTCTGCATTGATGCCGTATAGGGCGTCATCAGGGATTTGCACAGCTCCAAGAAAATCTTGTTCGGTTCGCATGAGTAGTCTGTTAGTCTGTTAGTTAGTTAGTTAGTTAGTCTGCTGGTCTTCTGGTCTTCTGGTCTGCTGGTCTTCTGGTCTGGGACCTATAGGACCTATGAGACATATGGGACCTATCTCCCATTCTCCCACTCACCCATTCTCCCACTCACCCATTCTCCCATTCTCCCACTCACACATTCTCCCACTCACCCATTCTCCCATTCTCCCACTCTCCCATTCTCCCACTCCTTACTCCTTACTTAAAAATAAAGGTCCCTCTCCCCTGCCTTAATCCTCTCCAGCCGGTTCCGGAGTTCGTCGATGCGGACGTTTCCGTTGAGCTGGTTAATATTTTCTTCTATAATGGCATAGCCTTTCTGAGCCACTTCGGGTGATGCGTAATCTTCGATGTATTCGGCAAGCGTAAGCATGGCATTGGGCGAACAGAAATTCTTAATGAAGCCCGGTACTGAGAACTCCATGAAATGCTCCCCGGTTCTGCCCAGGCGGTAACAAGCCGTACAGAATGAGGGGATGTGCCCTGTTTCAATCAGCTCATCGATTACTTCGGCGAGCGAACGGTCGTCGTTGATTTTAAACTGTTCCCTGTTAAGGTCCTGCGATTCATTCTCAACATCAGAGTATGCGCCAAGTTCAATTTTTGTACCGCCATCAATTTGTGATATGCCGTATTTCATCAGTTCGGTGCGAATATGAGCAGGCTCCCTGGCTGTGAGTATCATTCCCGTATAGGGCACGGCAAGGCGCAGAATAGCCACCATCCTGGCGAAATCGGAATCACTTACGGCATATTTAACTTCACCAACCGATGAAGCATCTTTGATCCTTGGAAATGAAATGGTATGAGGGCCGATGTTATAGCAAGCTTCCAGGTGGTTCGTATGACGAAGCAAACCCATAACCTCAAATCGCCAATCGTATAAGCCGAAAAGCGCACCAATGCCCACATCATCGAGACCGGCTTCCTGTGCGCGGTCGAGCGCCGTAAGGCGATATTCATAGTCCCTTTTCCTGCCTGAAGGATGGTATATTTTGTATGCTTCAGGATGGTAAGTTTCCTGGAAAATCTGGTAGGTTCCGATTCCTGCTTCTTTAACAATCCGGAATCCTTCAATATCAAGAGGTGCTGCATTGATATTAACCCTCCTGATTTCACCGTTTCCTTTTTTAACAGAATAAACCGTGCGGGCAGCATCGGCGATAAACTGAGGGCCGTAATCAGGGTGTTCACCAAAAACAAGGATCAGTCGTTTCTGTCCCTGGTCTTCAAGAGCCATGACCTCGCCGATGATCTGATGTGTGTTGAGTGTAGTGCGTACCTGGTCTTTGTTTGACACCCTGAATCCGCAATACTGGCAATTGTTCGTGCATTTGTTCCCTATATACAGCGGAGCAAACAGGACGATACGGTTGCCGTATACGGCTTTTTTCAGGCGGTGTGCACCATCCCGGATCTCTTCCACCAATTCCTCATCACGTGCATTGATGAGCATGGCTGTTTCGGCCAGGCTCAACCGGTGTTTGTCGAGCGACTTGGCAATGATATCCCTGACAATAACCTTGTCCGGTTTTGCATTTTCAAGAAGCATTTCAATTTCAGCCGCATCAATGAAAGGTTTCATAGGCTCATCCGGGATGCGGTATTGTTGGGGATTGAATTTCATTATTTAGCTGTTTAGTCTGTTAGACTGTTAGTCTGTTAGTCTGCTGGTCTGCTGGCCTGCTGGTCTTCTGGTCTTCTGGTCTGGGACCCATGGGACTTATAGGACCTATGGGACTTATCTCCCGTTCTCCCGTTCTCCCGTTCTCCCGTTCTCCCACTCTCCTTCTTTGTCATTCTTTCGCGTATACCGTTTTGCTGGTTATACCATCCAATCGGCCCAGTTGGCCCGAAAGAGTGCTTATTTCATCGTTGGTACCTTCCACAACAAGTGAGATTACGCTGATTCCACGATCACGGATAGGAATGCCCTGACGGGCTATTATCACGGATGAATGGCCTGAAAGAATGGCGTTGAGTTGCTGAACGTTGTCTTTTTCCCGAACAAGGATAATGATGGCTCCGATTCTCTTTTCCATTGGAATTTCCTTTGGGTCAGATTGATTTTTATGGTTCTTTGTTGCCCTTCGACAAGCTCAGGGACCGCGCAGAAAATGATCGCATCAAAGGTAAAAAAAGTTCTGTTATTTTAATCACAATAGAAATTTAATTTGGTGCTTAAAAATAATTTTGACAAAAATTTTCCATGGTTAGCGTATTTTTTACACTAAGTTTGATTGTCGTATGAATTATGTTTTTTATATTTGTATAAGCACCTAACATCTTCACTAATTCTCACGACTTTGACCAGGCGGTTTTCAAATAGTGATGAAACCTTAATCAGACGGCTTCAGGAAAGCGACAAAGAAGCTTTTGAACTGGTATTCAATCAGTTCAAAGAAAAGCTCTATTATTTTGCTTTCGGTTACCTGCATTCATCAAGCGAATCCGAAGAAATCATTCAAAACGTATT includes:
- a CDS encoding TM1266 family iron-only hydrogenase system putative regulator, with amino-acid sequence MEKRIGAIIILVREKDNVQQLNAILSGHSSVIIARQGIPIRDRGISVISLVVEGTNDEISTLSGQLGRLDGITSKTVYAKE
- the hydE gene encoding [FeFe] hydrogenase H-cluster radical SAM maturase HydE translates to MPTKHSASTGTTQKIVQILNKESLSRSDIVSLLSTQGPDKTLLFEHSARIKEQYVGNKVYFRGLIEFSNICHKNCLYCGIRHDNPHVKRYSVTDDEILDAARFAADNNYGSLVLQSGELETLGFTRRVEKLLKDIHKATQSKLRITLSCGEQEKAIYKKWYEAGAQRYLLRIESSSQKLYEKLHPNDELHSYKRRLKCLHDLQKTGYQVGTGVMIGLPFQTLQDLADDLLFMKKFDIDMIGMGPYLEHEDTPFYALRHLLIPLEERFQLALKMVAILRIMMKDVNIAATTALQAIDKLGREKAIKIGANVIMPNITPGKYRDDYLLYQNKPCTDENPDDCKSCLEARIALADNEIAYGEWGDSAHYSERNERRDGETGRGGDWEKGRRGEGVTG
- the hydF gene encoding [FeFe] hydrogenase H-cluster maturation GTPase HydF; the encoded protein is MDKGREHKPHIGIFGRRNFGKSSLINSLTGQDVSIVSEQPGTTTDPVKKSIEIEGVGPAIIIDTAGIDDTGSLGELRVKKTKEVMQIIDLALLLVNGNASGSFEEELTESFYDSGVPFLFVHNKSDLVPLDPDFKSKLEQLYKVPVIEFSSVDNRNLKELVGTIKKTMPETAWRKQSLLGDLVNYGDIVLLITPVDTEAPEGRLILPQVQAIRDVLDNDCIAVVLKERELDTFLKRTAVKPKLAVCDTSVILKADASVPDNIPLTGFSILLARYKGDFEHYLDGTPAISDLKDGDRVLMLESCTHHVSCDDIGRMKIPRWMSSFTGRKLDFDVVSGLNHITRPITDYALVVQCGGCMITRKQLVNRLKPAIDAGIPVTNYGMAIAYMQGVYERAIAPFQPASFRGSNL
- a CDS encoding lyase family protein produces the protein MRTEQDFLGAVQIPDDALYGINADRASRNFPDATRFFPEWYQALGSVKKACYITYKHYAETVHQKYPGKILPTPLIDPSVIDALIEAANEVEQGNHFDHFIVPAVQGGAGTSINLNVNEIIANRALQLTGNPPGTYKLIDPIEHANIFQSTNDVIPASLRVAIMRLLNDAEASVNSLRSAMEKIESASRDHIRIAYTEMQEAVPSTYGRLFSTYNDALSRDWWRISKCSERIKTVNLGGSAIGSGITVPSQFIRDVARTLHQVTNLPVSRAENLSDATSNQDALVEVHAILKAHAVNLEKIVSDLRLLSSDLFRNREIEIPKLQTGSSIMPGKVNPVIPEFVVSAVHRVYSNDSLVASLSGLGNLELNAYLPSIGHAMIESLKLLIAADHSLEVNMIAGLKLHKSGSFENMLGNPSVTTALVPYIGYNKAALLAREMKNRDINIFEANRQLNIIEQGRLERIITPENLIREGFSLNDMVE
- the hydG gene encoding [FeFe] hydrogenase H-cluster radical SAM maturase HydG encodes the protein MKFNPQQYRIPDEPMKPFIDAAEIEMLLENAKPDKVIVRDIIAKSLDKHRLSLAETAMLINARDEELVEEIRDGAHRLKKAVYGNRIVLFAPLYIGNKCTNNCQYCGFRVSNKDQVRTTLNTHQIIGEVMALEDQGQKRLILVFGEHPDYGPQFIADAARTVYSVKKGNGEIRRVNINAAPLDIEGFRIVKEAGIGTYQIFQETYHPEAYKIYHPSGRKRDYEYRLTALDRAQEAGLDDVGIGALFGLYDWRFEVMGLLRHTNHLEACYNIGPHTISFPRIKDASSVGEVKYAVSDSDFARMVAILRLAVPYTGMILTAREPAHIRTELMKYGISQIDGGTKIELGAYSDVENESQDLNREQFKINDDRSLAEVIDELIETGHIPSFCTACYRLGRTGEHFMEFSVPGFIKNFCSPNAMLTLAEYIEDYASPEVAQKGYAIIEENINQLNGNVRIDELRNRLERIKAGERDLYF